The following proteins are encoded in a genomic region of Microbacterium sp. NC79:
- a CDS encoding ABC transporter ATP-binding protein — MSLLSISHLNVSIGQPDGSVAHILHDVSLAVDRGEVLGIVGESGSGKTMLLRALMKILPPRGVATMDALEFDGRDVLPTFARERLPLSMVFQDPLTSFNPLRKIGGHLTEVVKRFQKVSGSAARTRAAAALDQVGIPHPKRVLNQYPHELSGGMRQRVMIAMALLSEPEVLVADEPTTALDATIQAQILSLLSSLRASRDLTIVIVTHDLGVVAALCDRVVVMKDGRVVETGHVEQVFANPENDYTKTLLAAIPHVAALDLADSTDAAETEARDV, encoded by the coding sequence ATGAGCCTGCTTTCCATCTCACACCTGAACGTCTCTATCGGTCAGCCCGATGGTTCCGTCGCGCACATTCTGCACGATGTTTCCCTCGCCGTTGACCGTGGCGAAGTGCTCGGCATCGTCGGTGAATCCGGGTCAGGCAAGACCATGCTGCTGCGCGCGCTGATGAAAATCTTGCCGCCGCGCGGAGTCGCCACCATGGACGCGCTGGAGTTTGACGGGCGCGATGTACTGCCGACGTTTGCGCGTGAGCGGCTGCCGCTGTCGATGGTCTTTCAAGATCCGCTGACGTCTTTCAACCCGCTGCGCAAGATCGGTGGGCACCTCACCGAAGTCGTGAAGCGTTTTCAGAAGGTTTCTGGTTCCGCCGCCCGCACGCGTGCCGCAGCCGCCCTCGATCAGGTGGGTATTCCGCACCCGAAGCGCGTGCTGAACCAGTACCCACACGAACTATCTGGCGGCATGCGTCAGCGTGTCATGATTGCGATGGCGCTGCTGTCGGAACCAGAGGTGCTGGTCGCTGATGAGCCGACGACCGCACTGGATGCCACGATTCAAGCGCAGATTCTGTCGCTGCTGTCGTCGTTGCGCGCCTCTCGCGATCTGACGATTGTAATCGTGACGCACGATCTGGGTGTCGTGGCGGCGCTGTGCGATCGCGTCGTCGTGATGAAGGATGGTCGGGTCGTCGAGACAGGCCACGTTGAGCAGGTCTTCGCGAACCCGGAGAACGACTACACCAAGACGTTGCTGGCGGCGATTCCGCATGTCGCCGCGCTCGATCTGGCTGACAGTACCGACGCCGCTGAAACGGAGGCGCGTGATGTCTAA
- a CDS encoding ABC transporter permease, which yields MMSQTTVKDTALRRFTHNPAAMTALIVLVLVTIACFAAPLLPHYGEKSNLDARWLPPSGEHWLGTDEQGKDYFTRVLDGGRITLFVGFVATLVSMTVGVLVGVCAAYFGRFVDETLMRFVDLMTAVPWMVLVIVARAFFPPGLWTIILIIGALSWMSTARLVRAEALSIKERTFVGYAKYIGQKPALVIFRHILPGAIGTIIVVSTATVSGAIMTESALGFLGLGVPAPLASWGSLLSTSKGQLATAPHLAIVPGLMIAITVFCINVIGNGLRSAIMREESR from the coding sequence ATGATGTCTCAGACCACCGTGAAAGACACCGCACTGCGCCGGTTTACGCACAACCCGGCGGCGATGACGGCGCTCATCGTGCTCGTCCTCGTGACGATCGCATGCTTTGCCGCGCCCCTCTTGCCGCACTACGGCGAGAAATCCAACCTCGACGCCCGCTGGCTCCCGCCAAGCGGTGAGCACTGGCTCGGCACCGACGAGCAGGGCAAAGACTACTTCACCCGCGTGCTCGATGGCGGCCGCATCACCCTGTTCGTCGGTTTTGTCGCAACCCTGGTGTCGATGACGGTCGGCGTACTGGTGGGCGTGTGCGCGGCGTACTTCGGCCGCTTCGTCGATGAAACCCTCATGCGCTTCGTCGATTTGATGACGGCCGTGCCGTGGATGGTCCTGGTCATCGTCGCCCGCGCCTTCTTCCCGCCAGGACTCTGGACGATCATTCTCATCATCGGCGCCCTGAGCTGGATGTCAACGGCCCGCCTCGTGCGCGCCGAAGCGCTCTCGATCAAGGAGCGCACCTTCGTCGGCTACGCCAAATACATTGGCCAAAAACCCGCTCTGGTGATCTTCCGTCACATTCTGCCCGGGGCGATCGGAACCATCATTGTCGTCTCGACGGCGACGGTCTCGGGTGCGATCATGACGGAATCAGCCCTCGGTTTCCTGGGCCTGGGTGTTCCAGCACCGCTCGCCTCGTGGGGCTCGCTGCTGTCGACGTCGAAGGGGCAGCTCGCCACGGCACCGCACCTGGCGATTGTTCCCGGTTTGATGATCGCCATCACCGTGTTCTGCATCAACGTCATCGGTAACGGTCTGCGGTCCGCGATCATGCGGGAGGAATCGCGATGA
- a CDS encoding ABC transporter permease — protein MLGFIARRLAQVIPLLLVLSMVVFLLIHLAPYDVVDSYTTPAMSEETVAAIRERLGLNEPVWVQYGAWLGNVLQGNFGNSLATGLPIGDELARRIPNTIILVAPAYLTALVLAIVLGLAAGSRKGSLLDRIIDSISSIGIATPSFWFALLVMFVFGYVFRLFPVFGMHSIGKEGDVGDLLLHLAMPYFVLVVAFFPDLTRYVRSSTITQLDEDYVQVQKAYGASNGFILRRHVSRNILLPIITQLGLALPLLVTGAIVTESIFAWPGVGLYILNATAALDYPVILAVLLLSAVLVMLGNLLADLLYVAADPRIRLAKKAA, from the coding sequence GTGCTCGGTTTCATTGCCCGACGATTAGCGCAGGTTATTCCGCTGCTACTCGTTCTCAGCATGGTGGTGTTCTTGCTGATCCACTTGGCACCGTATGACGTCGTTGATTCATACACGACACCCGCGATGTCGGAGGAGACCGTCGCCGCCATTCGTGAACGGCTGGGCCTGAACGAACCTGTGTGGGTGCAATACGGCGCCTGGCTCGGCAACGTTTTGCAGGGCAACTTCGGCAACTCCCTCGCCACCGGCTTGCCGATCGGCGATGAATTGGCTCGCCGTATTCCGAACACCATCATTTTGGTCGCTCCCGCCTATCTCACCGCTCTCGTGCTCGCGATTGTGCTGGGGCTCGCCGCTGGTAGCCGCAAGGGCAGCCTGCTTGACCGCATCATCGACAGCATTTCCTCCATCGGTATCGCAACACCGTCGTTCTGGTTCGCCCTGCTCGTGATGTTTGTGTTCGGATACGTGTTCCGGTTGTTCCCCGTGTTTGGCATGCACTCGATCGGCAAGGAGGGCGATGTCGGCGACCTGCTCCTGCACCTCGCGATGCCGTACTTCGTGCTCGTCGTCGCGTTTTTCCCCGACCTCACGCGCTATGTGCGCTCATCGACTATCACGCAGCTCGACGAAGACTACGTGCAGGTACAGAAGGCATACGGCGCCTCGAATGGCTTCATCCTGCGCCGTCACGTGAGCCGCAACATTCTGTTGCCGATCATCACGCAACTCGGTCTCGCGCTGCCGCTGCTCGTCACCGGCGCGATTGTCACCGAAAGCATCTTCGCGTGGCCAGGCGTCGGCCTCTACATTTTGAATGCGACGGCGGCCCTTGACTACCCGGTGATTCTCGCCGTGCTCCTGCTCTCCGCCGTGCTGGTCATGCTCGGAAACCTCCTCGCCGACCTGCTCTACGTCGCGGCCGACCCGCGTATCCGTCTAGCAAAGAAGGCGGCATGA
- a CDS encoding ABC transporter substrate-binding protein, translating into MPRKIVTSLAAVAAAGLLLSGCTAASPETPGTSDGGSASSNATFTYAIGGDPMSMNPINLNDRWGLTFANIVYSPLARVEADGTVVNELADTIEPADDGLSVTVTLKDDLKWSDGEPITAEDVVFTYTNKAVRDNGNADLLYVGDQPITASATDDKTVVFTLPSISAAAISNIATETYIIPKHIYGDVTDFSVTQLDPAAIGSGPYKLDEYKPGEYLKFSANENYYGDAPHISNLILQILTDADTVKTALQTDQVSASFVTSAQVAEFDGTNVSTYPYSEGRVAYLGVEAEKPALADAKVRQALFFALDRAALSDAAFLSDEYYELAYTILPPSNPWATEDVEKYNQDVEKSKQLLAEANASDLKLTLGYIGTDPAQVAEATQIQEQLAEVGVTVTLSGVDASALYAELEKGADNKFDLFLGGYIMGLEPDAYSALFRTGASANYFGYSNPEVDALFTAGVAELDEAKRGDIYDQIQAKIQDDAVFFPIADNKKIIAMSNSFTGIEEARLVPIYSLENFGKLAVK; encoded by the coding sequence ATGCCTCGCAAAATTGTCACGTCCCTCGCGGCTGTTGCCGCCGCCGGTCTTCTCCTCTCGGGTTGCACCGCTGCGTCCCCCGAAACGCCTGGCACGTCGGACGGCGGATCCGCATCGAGCAACGCCACCTTCACGTACGCCATCGGCGGCGACCCGATGTCGATGAACCCCATCAACCTCAACGACCGCTGGGGGCTGACGTTCGCAAACATTGTGTACTCCCCCCTTGCCCGCGTCGAGGCTGACGGTACCGTTGTCAACGAACTGGCCGACACCATTGAGCCGGCCGACGATGGCCTCTCGGTAACGGTCACGCTGAAAGACGACCTGAAGTGGTCTGACGGTGAGCCCATCACAGCTGAAGACGTCGTGTTCACCTACACGAACAAGGCTGTTCGCGATAACGGCAACGCCGACCTGCTGTACGTGGGCGACCAGCCGATCACCGCGTCTGCCACAGATGACAAGACGGTGGTCTTCACGCTGCCCTCGATCAGCGCGGCGGCAATCAGCAACATTGCAACCGAGACGTACATCATCCCGAAGCACATCTACGGTGACGTGACCGACTTCTCGGTGACCCAACTCGATCCCGCAGCCATTGGTTCCGGCCCCTACAAGCTCGACGAGTACAAGCCGGGCGAATACCTGAAGTTCTCTGCCAACGAGAACTACTACGGCGACGCCCCGCACATTTCGAACCTGATTCTGCAGATTCTGACGGATGCTGACACGGTCAAGACCGCGTTGCAGACCGACCAGGTATCGGCATCGTTCGTGACGTCCGCGCAGGTCGCGGAGTTCGACGGAACGAACGTCAGCACCTACCCATACTCCGAGGGTCGCGTCGCGTATCTCGGCGTCGAGGCAGAGAAGCCAGCCCTGGCCGACGCCAAGGTTCGTCAGGCACTGTTCTTCGCGCTGGACCGCGCCGCGCTGTCAGATGCGGCGTTCTTGAGCGACGAGTACTACGAGCTCGCCTACACGATTCTGCCGCCGAGCAACCCGTGGGCAACGGAAGATGTTGAGAAGTACAACCAAGACGTCGAGAAGTCGAAGCAGCTGCTGGCTGAAGCAAACGCGAGCGATCTGAAGCTGACGCTTGGCTACATCGGTACCGACCCGGCGCAGGTGGCTGAGGCGACCCAGATTCAGGAGCAGCTTGCTGAGGTTGGCGTCACCGTCACGCTCTCCGGTGTTGACGCATCGGCCCTGTACGCCGAGCTGGAGAAGGGGGCAGACAACAAGTTCGATCTCTTCCTCGGTGGCTACATCATGGGTCTTGAGCCAGACGCTTACTCGGCGCTGTTCCGCACGGGCGCATCGGCGAACTACTTCGGATACTCGAACCCCGAGGTTGACGCCCTGTTCACCGCAGGCGTCGCCGAGCTTGATGAAGCCAAGCGTGGCGACATCTACGACCAGATTCAGGCGAAGATCCAAGACGACGCGGTCTTCTTCCCGATCGCTGACAACAAGAAGATTATTGCGATGAGCAATTCCTTCACGGGTATCGAAGAGGCACGCCTCGTGCCGATTTACTCGCTGGAGAACTTCGGCAAGCTCGCCGTTAAGTAA